A region from the Brassica napus cultivar Da-Ae chromosome C8, Da-Ae, whole genome shotgun sequence genome encodes:
- the LOC106396184 gene encoding ethanolamine-phosphate cytidylyltransferase isoform X5 — protein sequence MDGCFDMMHYGHCNALREARALGDELVVGVVSDEEIIANKGPPVTPLHERMIMVKSVKWVDEVIPDAPYEITEEFMKRLFDEYRIDYIIHGDDSCVLHDGTDAYALVKKAGRYKQIKRTEGVSSTDIVGRMLLCVRERSNSQSHSSLQRQCSHGHNSPRFEDGASSAGGTRVSHFLPTSRRIVQFSNGKALDFCHSRGIMHRDVKPHNVMIDHEQRKLRLIDWGLAEFYHPGKEYNVRVASRYFKGPELLVDLMDYDYSLDLWSLGYMFAGMIFRKAPFFYGHDNYDQLVKIAKD from the exons ATGGACGGCTGCTTCGACATGATGCACTACGGCCACTGCAACGCACTCCGGGAGGCGCGTGCTCTCGGCGACGAATTGGTCGTCGGCGTCGTCAGCGACGAGGAGATCATAGCTAACAAGGGACCTCCCGTTACGCCTCTTCACGAGAG GATGATAATGGTGAAGTCTGTTAAGTGGGTGGATGAGGTTATTCCCGATGCTCCTTACGAAATCACGGAGGAGTTCATGAAGAGGTTGTTTGATGAGTATCGGATTGATTACATTATCCATGGGGATGATTCTTGCGTTCTTCATGATGGAACTGATGCTTATGCCTTGGTTAAGAAGGCTGGGAGGTATAAGCAGATCAAGCGTACTGAAGGAGTTTCCAGCACTGATATCGTtg GTCGTATGCTTCTCTGTGTAAGAGAAAGATCGAACAGTCAGAGCCATTCGTCTCTGCAAAGGCAGTGTAGCCATGGACATAATAGCCCAAGGTTTGAGGACGGAGCTTCTTCTGCTGGTGGTACTCGCGTCTCACATTTTCTTCCTACTTCCCGCAGGATCGTTCAGTTTTCCAATGGCAAG GCGTTGGATTTCTGCCATTCGCGTGGCATTATGCACAGAGATGTGAAGCCGCATAATGTAATGATTGATCACGAGCAACGGAAGCTACGCTTAATTGACTGGGGGTTGGCAGAGTTCTACCATCCTGGGAAAGAATACAATGTTCGTGTTGCTTCAAG ATACTTTAAAGGGCCAGAGCTGCTGGTGGATTTAATGGACTATGACTATTCCTTAGACTTGTGGAGTCTTGGCTACATGTTTGCTGGAATG ATATTCCGCAAGGCACCCTTCTTTTATGGACATGACAACTATGATCAATTGGTCAAAATCGCAAAG GACTAA
- the LOC106396184 gene encoding ethanolamine-phosphate cytidylyltransferase isoform X2, which translates to MDGCFDMMHYGHCNALREARALGDELVVGVVSDEEIIANKGPPVTPLHERMIMVKSVKWVDEVIPDAPYEITEEFMKRLFDEYRIDYIIHGDDSCVLHDGTDAYALVKKAGRYKQIKRTEGVSSTDIVGRMLLCVRERSNSQSHSSLQRQCSHGHNSPRFEDGASSAGGTRVSHFLPTSRRIVQFSNGKALDFCHSRGIMHRDVKPHNVMIDHEQRKLRLIDWGLAEFYHPGKEYNVRVASRYFKGPELLVDLMDYDYSLDLWSLGYMFAGMIFRKAPFFYGHDNYDQLVKIAKNASDTIQ; encoded by the exons ATGGACGGCTGCTTCGACATGATGCACTACGGCCACTGCAACGCACTCCGGGAGGCGCGTGCTCTCGGCGACGAATTGGTCGTCGGCGTCGTCAGCGACGAGGAGATCATAGCTAACAAGGGACCTCCCGTTACGCCTCTTCACGAGAG GATGATAATGGTGAAGTCTGTTAAGTGGGTGGATGAGGTTATTCCCGATGCTCCTTACGAAATCACGGAGGAGTTCATGAAGAGGTTGTTTGATGAGTATCGGATTGATTACATTATCCATGGGGATGATTCTTGCGTTCTTCATGATGGAACTGATGCTTATGCCTTGGTTAAGAAGGCTGGGAGGTATAAGCAGATCAAGCGTACTGAAGGAGTTTCCAGCACTGATATCGTtg GTCGTATGCTTCTCTGTGTAAGAGAAAGATCGAACAGTCAGAGCCATTCGTCTCTGCAAAGGCAGTGTAGCCATGGACATAATAGCCCAAGGTTTGAGGACGGAGCTTCTTCTGCTGGTGGTACTCGCGTCTCACATTTTCTTCCTACTTCCCGCAGGATCGTTCAGTTTTCCAATGGCAAG GCGTTGGATTTCTGCCATTCGCGTGGCATTATGCACAGAGATGTGAAGCCGCATAATGTAATGATTGATCACGAGCAACGGAAGCTACGCTTAATTGACTGGGGGTTGGCAGAGTTCTACCATCCTGGGAAAGAATACAATGTTCGTGTTGCTTCAAG ATACTTTAAAGGGCCAGAGCTGCTGGTGGATTTAATGGACTATGACTATTCCTTAGACTTGTGGAGTCTTGGCTACATGTTTGCTGGAATG ATATTCCGCAAGGCACCCTTCTTTTATGGACATGACAACTATGATCAATTGGTCAAAATCGCAAAG AACGCTTCGGACACAATTCAATGA
- the LOC106396184 gene encoding ethanolamine-phosphate cytidylyltransferase isoform X3, with the protein MDGCFDMMHYGHCNALREARALGDELVVGVVSDEEIIANKGPPVTPLHERMIMVKSVKWVDEVIPDAPYEITEEFMKRLFDEYRIDYIIHGDDSCVLHDGTDAYALVKKAGRYKQIKRTEGVSSTDIVGRMLLCVRERSNSQSHSSLQRQCSHGHNSPRFEDGASSAGGTRVSHFLPTSRRIVQFSNGKALDFCHSRGIMHRDVKPHNVMIDHEQRKLRLIDWGLAEFYHPGKEYNVRVASRYFKGPELLVDLMDYDYSLDLWSLGYMFAGMIFRKAPFFYGHDNYDQLVKIAKPFLDAL; encoded by the exons ATGGACGGCTGCTTCGACATGATGCACTACGGCCACTGCAACGCACTCCGGGAGGCGCGTGCTCTCGGCGACGAATTGGTCGTCGGCGTCGTCAGCGACGAGGAGATCATAGCTAACAAGGGACCTCCCGTTACGCCTCTTCACGAGAG GATGATAATGGTGAAGTCTGTTAAGTGGGTGGATGAGGTTATTCCCGATGCTCCTTACGAAATCACGGAGGAGTTCATGAAGAGGTTGTTTGATGAGTATCGGATTGATTACATTATCCATGGGGATGATTCTTGCGTTCTTCATGATGGAACTGATGCTTATGCCTTGGTTAAGAAGGCTGGGAGGTATAAGCAGATCAAGCGTACTGAAGGAGTTTCCAGCACTGATATCGTtg GTCGTATGCTTCTCTGTGTAAGAGAAAGATCGAACAGTCAGAGCCATTCGTCTCTGCAAAGGCAGTGTAGCCATGGACATAATAGCCCAAGGTTTGAGGACGGAGCTTCTTCTGCTGGTGGTACTCGCGTCTCACATTTTCTTCCTACTTCCCGCAGGATCGTTCAGTTTTCCAATGGCAAG GCGTTGGATTTCTGCCATTCGCGTGGCATTATGCACAGAGATGTGAAGCCGCATAATGTAATGATTGATCACGAGCAACGGAAGCTACGCTTAATTGACTGGGGGTTGGCAGAGTTCTACCATCCTGGGAAAGAATACAATGTTCGTGTTGCTTCAAG ATACTTTAAAGGGCCAGAGCTGCTGGTGGATTTAATGGACTATGACTATTCCTTAGACTTGTGGAGTCTTGGCTACATGTTTGCTGGAATG ATATTCCGCAAGGCACCCTTCTTTTATGGACATGACAACTATGATCAATTGGTCAAAATCGCAAAG CCGTTTTTAGATGCGCTTTAG
- the LOC106396184 gene encoding ethanolamine-phosphate cytidylyltransferase isoform X4 yields the protein MDGCFDMMHYGHCNALREARALGDELVVGVVSDEEIIANKGPPVTPLHERMIMVKSVKWVDEVIPDAPYEITEEFMKRLFDEYRIDYIIHGDDSCVLHDGTDAYALVKKAGRYKQIKRTEGVSSTDIVGRMLLCVRERSNSQSHSSLQRQCSHGHNSPRFEDGASSAGGTRVSHFLPTSRRIVQFSNGKALDFCHSRGIMHRDVKPHNVMIDHEQRKLRLIDWGLAEFYHPGKEYNVRVASRYFKGPELLVDLMDYDYSLDLWSLGYMFAGMIFRKAPFFYGHDNYDQLVKIAKGSRF from the exons ATGGACGGCTGCTTCGACATGATGCACTACGGCCACTGCAACGCACTCCGGGAGGCGCGTGCTCTCGGCGACGAATTGGTCGTCGGCGTCGTCAGCGACGAGGAGATCATAGCTAACAAGGGACCTCCCGTTACGCCTCTTCACGAGAG GATGATAATGGTGAAGTCTGTTAAGTGGGTGGATGAGGTTATTCCCGATGCTCCTTACGAAATCACGGAGGAGTTCATGAAGAGGTTGTTTGATGAGTATCGGATTGATTACATTATCCATGGGGATGATTCTTGCGTTCTTCATGATGGAACTGATGCTTATGCCTTGGTTAAGAAGGCTGGGAGGTATAAGCAGATCAAGCGTACTGAAGGAGTTTCCAGCACTGATATCGTtg GTCGTATGCTTCTCTGTGTAAGAGAAAGATCGAACAGTCAGAGCCATTCGTCTCTGCAAAGGCAGTGTAGCCATGGACATAATAGCCCAAGGTTTGAGGACGGAGCTTCTTCTGCTGGTGGTACTCGCGTCTCACATTTTCTTCCTACTTCCCGCAGGATCGTTCAGTTTTCCAATGGCAAG GCGTTGGATTTCTGCCATTCGCGTGGCATTATGCACAGAGATGTGAAGCCGCATAATGTAATGATTGATCACGAGCAACGGAAGCTACGCTTAATTGACTGGGGGTTGGCAGAGTTCTACCATCCTGGGAAAGAATACAATGTTCGTGTTGCTTCAAG ATACTTTAAAGGGCCAGAGCTGCTGGTGGATTTAATGGACTATGACTATTCCTTAGACTTGTGGAGTCTTGGCTACATGTTTGCTGGAATG ATATTCCGCAAGGCACCCTTCTTTTATGGACATGACAACTATGATCAATTGGTCAAAATCGCAAAG GGCAGCCGTTTTTAG
- the LOC106396184 gene encoding ethanolamine-phosphate cytidylyltransferase isoform X1, with protein sequence MDGCFDMMHYGHCNALREARALGDELVVGVVSDEEIIANKGPPVTPLHERMIMVKSVKWVDEVIPDAPYEITEEFMKRLFDEYRIDYIIHGDDSCVLHDGTDAYALVKKAGRYKQIKRTEGVSSTDIVGRMLLCVRERSNSQSHSSLQRQCSHGHNSPRFEDGASSAGGTRVSHFLPTSRRIVQFSNGKALDFCHSRGIMHRDVKPHNVMIDHEQRKLRLIDWGLAEFYHPGKEYNVRVASRYFKGPELLVDLMDYDYSLDLWSLGYMFAGMIFRKAPFFYGHDNYDQLVKIAKNPILLGDRFIQSLNRKKKKNHHWFIFWQDTQFYLHL encoded by the exons ATGGACGGCTGCTTCGACATGATGCACTACGGCCACTGCAACGCACTCCGGGAGGCGCGTGCTCTCGGCGACGAATTGGTCGTCGGCGTCGTCAGCGACGAGGAGATCATAGCTAACAAGGGACCTCCCGTTACGCCTCTTCACGAGAG GATGATAATGGTGAAGTCTGTTAAGTGGGTGGATGAGGTTATTCCCGATGCTCCTTACGAAATCACGGAGGAGTTCATGAAGAGGTTGTTTGATGAGTATCGGATTGATTACATTATCCATGGGGATGATTCTTGCGTTCTTCATGATGGAACTGATGCTTATGCCTTGGTTAAGAAGGCTGGGAGGTATAAGCAGATCAAGCGTACTGAAGGAGTTTCCAGCACTGATATCGTtg GTCGTATGCTTCTCTGTGTAAGAGAAAGATCGAACAGTCAGAGCCATTCGTCTCTGCAAAGGCAGTGTAGCCATGGACATAATAGCCCAAGGTTTGAGGACGGAGCTTCTTCTGCTGGTGGTACTCGCGTCTCACATTTTCTTCCTACTTCCCGCAGGATCGTTCAGTTTTCCAATGGCAAG GCGTTGGATTTCTGCCATTCGCGTGGCATTATGCACAGAGATGTGAAGCCGCATAATGTAATGATTGATCACGAGCAACGGAAGCTACGCTTAATTGACTGGGGGTTGGCAGAGTTCTACCATCCTGGGAAAGAATACAATGTTCGTGTTGCTTCAAG ATACTTTAAAGGGCCAGAGCTGCTGGTGGATTTAATGGACTATGACTATTCCTTAGACTTGTGGAGTCTTGGCTACATGTTTGCTGGAATG ATATTCCGCAAGGCACCCTTCTTTTATGGACATGACAACTATGATCAATTGGTCAAAATCGCAAAG AATCCCATTCTGCTTGGCGATCGTTTCATCCAAAGCCTAAACcggaaaaagaagaaaaaccatCACTGGTTTATATTTTGGCAAGatacacagttttatttacatctttaa